The Hemibagrus wyckioides isolate EC202008001 linkage group LG25, SWU_Hwy_1.0, whole genome shotgun sequence genome has a segment encoding these proteins:
- the si:ch211-278j3.3 gene encoding E3 ubiquitin-protein ligase RNF19A isoform X2, which translates to MKRPKQQSQAFSFLNFFSRKPKTDPKSEKPAAALNRDEVVITLTPNEQEHVQNEPPHTERDGGGEVSETGSVKANGAEVEQAVECVSSGSTGVVSLSSSSQEQLLEHLVECPLCLLSQPRAHFPRLSSCPHRACTDCLRQYLRIEISESRVGIACPQCPEALAPPDVRAILDDSALLERFEEYQLRRFLASDPDTRWCPAPDCSYAVIAYGCAECPKLSCGREGCDTEFCYHCRQLWHPDQTCDQARRQRARHTLGSTDASALYVFSEEPGGDAEEIKACPRCGAYIMKTNDGSCNRMNCTVCACQFCWLCMQEITDVHYLSPSGCTFWGKKPWSQTRKVLWQVGMLLGAPVVISLIAGIAIPVIIVGIPIYMGRRVHGRCKKNNISGSKHYLTVASGVMTSVFVSPVLAAVTVAVGVPLMLTYVYGVVPMSLCRNGWCRPQAEAPETRKIQLEDLANFTDHWTGQTNPALNETGLQEVSVDEAVALPGTSAVLSQPEGSSNPSDDVQVVSARQDNKSDDVDAVEECVFSSTRTIALREGTNIEVRVEIEAQPRGGRQPSLSSVLSSRSLSAESLHQSHDPLSASQRPVNEDPQPITQIV; encoded by the exons ATGAAAAGGCCAAAGCAGCAGTCCCAGGCCTTTAGCTTCCTCAATTTCTTTAGCCGCAAGCCCAAGACAGACCCCAAGAGTGAGAAACCCGCAGCTGCCTTGAATCGAGATGAAGTGGTGATTACGCTGACACCCAACGAGCAGGAACACGTACAGAAT GAGCCacctcacactgagagagatggaggaggagaggtTTCTGAAACAGGCTCAGTTAAAGCCAATGGAGCCGAGGTTGAGCAGGCTGTGGAGTGTGTTAGCAGCGGCTCCACAGGCGTCGTGTCGCTTTCTTCCTCGAGCCAAGAGCAGCTCCTCGAGCACCTGGTAGAGTGTCCGTTGTGCCTGCTGAGCCAGCCTCGTGCCCACTTCCCCCGTCTGTCCTCGTGCCCACACCGTGCGTGCACCGACTGCTTGCGTCAGTATCTGCGCATCGAGATCTCAGAGAGCCGTGTGGGTATCGCCTGCCCGCAGTGTCCTGAAGCTCTAGCGCCACCGGATGTCCGTGCAATCCTAGACGACAGTGCATTGCTTGAACGCTTTGAGGAGTATCAGCTCCGCCGTTTCCTGGCTTCCGACCCCGACACACGCTGGTGCCCAGCTCCAGACTGCAG TTACGCAGTGATAGCGTATGGCTGTGCCGAGTGTCCTAAGCTGAGCTGTGGCCGTGAGGGCTGCGACACGGAGTTCTGCTACCACTGCCGTCAGTTGTGGCACCCAGATCAGACGTGCGATCAAGCCAGACGACAACGAGCCCGCCACACATTGGGCAGCACCGACGCCTCAGCACTCTATGTCTTCAGTGAGGAACCTGGAGGAG atgctGAGGAGATTAAAGCTTGCCCACGCTGCGGTGCCTACATCATGAAGACTAATGATGGCAGCTGCAACCGGATGAACTGCACAGTTTGTGCCTGTCAGTTCTGCTGGCTGTGTATGCAGGAGATCACAGACGTGCACTACCTCAG CCCATCAGGCTGCACTTTTTGGGGAAAGAAGCCGTGGTCACAGACGCGTAAGGTGCTATGGCAGGTGGGAATGCTGCTTGGGGCTCCAGTGGTGATCTCACTGATTGCAGGCATCGCCATACCAGTCATTATCGTGGGCATCCCGATATACATGGGCCGCAGG GTCCATGGTCGCTGTAAGAAAAACAATATCTCAGGAAGTAAACATTACTTGACAGTAGCCAGCGGGGTCATGACATCAGTGTTCGTCTCTCCGGTCTTAGCAGCCGTCACTGTGG CGGTTGGAGTGCCTCTGATGCTGACATACGTTTATGGCGTCGTCCCCATGTCTCTGTGTCGTAACGGCTGGTGCAGGCCTCAAGCTGAAGCCCCTGAAACACGGAAGATCCAGTTAGAGGACCTGGCCAATT TCACTGATCACTGGACTGGGCAGACCAATCCAGCGCTGAACGAAACCGGGCTCCAGGAAGTGAGTGTGGACGAAGCAGTAGCATTACCTGGTACCAGTGCTGTCCTCTCACAGCCTGAGGGATCCTCCAATCCATCTGATGATGTACAGGTGGTAAGCGCCAGACAAGACAACAAATCAGATGATGTGGATGCTGTCGAGGAGTGTGTCTTTAGCAGCACTCGGACCATTGCTTTGAG GGAGGGGACCAATATCGAGGTACGGGTGGAGATCGAGGCACAGCCACGTGGCGGACGTCAGCCCAGTCTCAGCAGCGTCCTCTCTAGTCGGAGCCTGTCAGCCGAATCCCTCCATCAATCACACGATCCTCTCAGTGCCTCTCAAAGGCCAGTGAACGAAGACCCCCAACCAATTACACAGATCGTCTGA
- the si:ch211-278j3.3 gene encoding E3 ubiquitin-protein ligase RNF19A isoform X1 gives MKRPKQQSQAFSFLNFFSRKPKTDPKSEKPAAALNRDEVVITLTPNEQEHVQNEPPHTERDGGGEVSETGSVKANGAEVEQAVECVSSGSTGVVSLSSSSQEQLLEHLVECPLCLLSQPRAHFPRLSSCPHRACTDCLRQYLRIEISESRVGIACPQCPEALAPPDVRAILDDSALLERFEEYQLRRFLASDPDTRWCPAPDCSYAVIAYGCAECPKLSCGREGCDTEFCYHCRQLWHPDQTCDQARRQRARHTLGSTDASALYVFSEEPGGDAEEIKACPRCGAYIMKTNDGSCNRMNCTVCACQFCWLCMQEITDVHYLSPSGCTFWGKKPWSQTRKVLWQVGMLLGAPVVISLIAGIAIPVIIVGIPIYMGRRVHGRCKKNNISGSKHYLTVASGVMTSVFVSPVLAAVTVAVGVPLMLTYVYGVVPMSLCRNGWCRPQAEAPETRKIQLEDLANYLLSSHVVTDHWTGQTNPALNETGLQEVSVDEAVALPGTSAVLSQPEGSSNPSDDVQVVSARQDNKSDDVDAVEECVFSSTRTIALREGTNIEVRVEIEAQPRGGRQPSLSSVLSSRSLSAESLHQSHDPLSASQRPVNEDPQPITQIV, from the exons ATGAAAAGGCCAAAGCAGCAGTCCCAGGCCTTTAGCTTCCTCAATTTCTTTAGCCGCAAGCCCAAGACAGACCCCAAGAGTGAGAAACCCGCAGCTGCCTTGAATCGAGATGAAGTGGTGATTACGCTGACACCCAACGAGCAGGAACACGTACAGAAT GAGCCacctcacactgagagagatggaggaggagaggtTTCTGAAACAGGCTCAGTTAAAGCCAATGGAGCCGAGGTTGAGCAGGCTGTGGAGTGTGTTAGCAGCGGCTCCACAGGCGTCGTGTCGCTTTCTTCCTCGAGCCAAGAGCAGCTCCTCGAGCACCTGGTAGAGTGTCCGTTGTGCCTGCTGAGCCAGCCTCGTGCCCACTTCCCCCGTCTGTCCTCGTGCCCACACCGTGCGTGCACCGACTGCTTGCGTCAGTATCTGCGCATCGAGATCTCAGAGAGCCGTGTGGGTATCGCCTGCCCGCAGTGTCCTGAAGCTCTAGCGCCACCGGATGTCCGTGCAATCCTAGACGACAGTGCATTGCTTGAACGCTTTGAGGAGTATCAGCTCCGCCGTTTCCTGGCTTCCGACCCCGACACACGCTGGTGCCCAGCTCCAGACTGCAG TTACGCAGTGATAGCGTATGGCTGTGCCGAGTGTCCTAAGCTGAGCTGTGGCCGTGAGGGCTGCGACACGGAGTTCTGCTACCACTGCCGTCAGTTGTGGCACCCAGATCAGACGTGCGATCAAGCCAGACGACAACGAGCCCGCCACACATTGGGCAGCACCGACGCCTCAGCACTCTATGTCTTCAGTGAGGAACCTGGAGGAG atgctGAGGAGATTAAAGCTTGCCCACGCTGCGGTGCCTACATCATGAAGACTAATGATGGCAGCTGCAACCGGATGAACTGCACAGTTTGTGCCTGTCAGTTCTGCTGGCTGTGTATGCAGGAGATCACAGACGTGCACTACCTCAG CCCATCAGGCTGCACTTTTTGGGGAAAGAAGCCGTGGTCACAGACGCGTAAGGTGCTATGGCAGGTGGGAATGCTGCTTGGGGCTCCAGTGGTGATCTCACTGATTGCAGGCATCGCCATACCAGTCATTATCGTGGGCATCCCGATATACATGGGCCGCAGG GTCCATGGTCGCTGTAAGAAAAACAATATCTCAGGAAGTAAACATTACTTGACAGTAGCCAGCGGGGTCATGACATCAGTGTTCGTCTCTCCGGTCTTAGCAGCCGTCACTGTGG CGGTTGGAGTGCCTCTGATGCTGACATACGTTTATGGCGTCGTCCCCATGTCTCTGTGTCGTAACGGCTGGTGCAGGCCTCAAGCTGAAGCCCCTGAAACACGGAAGATCCAGTTAGAGGACCTGGCCAATT ATCTTTTGTCTTCTCATGTAGTCACTGATCACTGGACTGGGCAGACCAATCCAGCGCTGAACGAAACCGGGCTCCAGGAAGTGAGTGTGGACGAAGCAGTAGCATTACCTGGTACCAGTGCTGTCCTCTCACAGCCTGAGGGATCCTCCAATCCATCTGATGATGTACAGGTGGTAAGCGCCAGACAAGACAACAAATCAGATGATGTGGATGCTGTCGAGGAGTGTGTCTTTAGCAGCACTCGGACCATTGCTTTGAG GGAGGGGACCAATATCGAGGTACGGGTGGAGATCGAGGCACAGCCACGTGGCGGACGTCAGCCCAGTCTCAGCAGCGTCCTCTCTAGTCGGAGCCTGTCAGCCGAATCCCTCCATCAATCACACGATCCTCTCAGTGCCTCTCAAAGGCCAGTGAACGAAGACCCCCAACCAATTACACAGATCGTCTGA